A portion of the Edaphobacter lichenicola genome contains these proteins:
- a CDS encoding type 2 periplasmic-binding domain-containing protein, whose amino-acid sequence MLRGVKVSVSRCLVFALLAISGARGLDCAAGERIPEVHGTSFANQAVSLPAELQNKAAGILVLGFSRGSRDAVTGWATRIAADYRTSNVVAYYELPVVASVPGFVRGIVLRSIKSSAPERAHKRIVPITNDEAGWRQIVHYGEADDAYLLVVDSAGSVVWQTQGQPTDVSYAALKQQVEALKAKGTK is encoded by the coding sequence ATGCTTCGAGGCGTGAAGGTTTCCGTTAGCCGCTGCCTGGTGTTCGCGCTGCTTGCGATAAGTGGAGCGCGGGGCCTCGATTGCGCTGCCGGTGAGCGGATTCCGGAAGTACACGGCACTTCGTTTGCGAATCAGGCTGTGAGTTTGCCGGCGGAGTTGCAGAACAAGGCCGCGGGGATTCTTGTTCTTGGTTTCTCTCGCGGATCTCGAGATGCAGTGACGGGTTGGGCAACGAGAATTGCAGCGGACTATCGGACCTCTAATGTGGTGGCGTACTACGAGTTGCCGGTGGTGGCTTCGGTGCCTGGATTCGTGCGGGGGATTGTGCTGCGCTCGATTAAATCGTCGGCGCCAGAGAGGGCGCACAAGCGAATTGTACCGATTACGAACGATGAAGCGGGTTGGCGCCAGATAGTTCATTATGGCGAGGCGGATGACGCTTACCTGCTGGTGGTGGATAGCGCGGGGAGCGTGGTGTGGCAGACGCAGGGCCAACCGACCGATGTCTCCTATGCCGCGCTGAAGCAACAGGTTGAAGCGCTGAAGGCGAAGGGAACAAAATAG
- a CDS encoding acyl-CoA mutase large subunit family protein — MSEQTKTNSLQAKTTKTSSGIPVELVYRAEDLDGFDAARVGEPGEYPFTRGIQPTMYRGRLWTMRQYAGMGDAEESNKRYKFLLANGTKGLSVAFDLPTQIGYDSDSPLALGEVGKVGVALDSIEDMQRLFDGIALDTISTSMTINATASILLALYVAVAKRTGANPHKLNGTIQNDILKEYIARGTYIYPVTHAMRLVTDIFAWAADEVPEWNTISISGYHMREAGCTAVQEVAFTLADGMTYVQAAIDAGLDVDAFAPRLSFFFNSHNNLLEEVAKFRAARRMWARIMREHFGAKKERSWMLRFHTQTAGSTLTAQQPENNIVRTTLQALAAVLGGTQSLHTNGFDEALSLPTENAARIALRTQQILAHESGSAQTADPLAGSFYVESLTNEIEQRAEEYMATIAGFDKGGKYGMLRAIERGYVQREIQNAAYDYQRSVDANEAIVVGVNDFASEQGVAVPIQRIDEALEGRQVERVRAMRMRRDTTVHASALRRVEDAARGGSNLMPQILSAVESYATVGEIADVMRRVFGEYRETVTV, encoded by the coding sequence ATGTCAGAACAGACTAAAACTAATTCGCTACAAGCTAAGACGACTAAGACGAGCTCTGGAATTCCCGTGGAGCTTGTGTACCGGGCTGAGGATCTTGACGGCTTCGATGCCGCCCGTGTGGGTGAACCGGGGGAGTACCCGTTCACGCGTGGGATTCAGCCGACGATGTACCGGGGTCGGCTGTGGACGATGCGGCAGTATGCGGGCATGGGCGATGCCGAGGAGTCGAATAAGCGATATAAGTTTTTGCTGGCGAATGGGACGAAGGGACTCAGCGTTGCTTTCGATCTGCCAACGCAGATTGGGTATGACTCGGATTCGCCGCTGGCGCTGGGCGAGGTGGGGAAGGTTGGGGTTGCGCTTGATTCGATCGAGGATATGCAGCGGCTGTTCGACGGAATTGCGCTGGATACGATTTCGACTTCGATGACGATCAACGCTACGGCTTCGATCTTGCTGGCGCTGTATGTGGCAGTCGCGAAGCGGACGGGCGCGAATCCACACAAGCTGAATGGGACGATTCAGAACGACATTTTGAAGGAGTACATTGCTCGCGGGACGTATATCTATCCGGTGACGCATGCGATGCGGCTGGTGACGGACATCTTTGCGTGGGCCGCCGACGAGGTGCCGGAGTGGAATACGATCTCGATCTCCGGATACCACATGCGCGAGGCGGGATGCACGGCGGTGCAGGAGGTTGCGTTTACGCTGGCCGACGGCATGACGTACGTGCAGGCCGCGATTGATGCAGGTTTGGACGTGGATGCGTTTGCTCCGCGGCTGAGTTTTTTCTTTAACTCGCATAACAATCTGCTGGAAGAGGTTGCGAAGTTTCGCGCGGCACGGCGGATGTGGGCGCGGATCATGCGGGAGCACTTTGGCGCGAAGAAAGAGCGCAGCTGGATGTTGCGATTTCATACGCAGACAGCGGGCTCGACCTTGACGGCGCAGCAACCGGAGAACAATATTGTGCGAACGACGTTGCAGGCGCTGGCCGCGGTGTTGGGTGGAACGCAGAGTTTGCATACGAATGGATTCGATGAGGCGTTGTCGTTGCCTACGGAAAATGCGGCGCGGATCGCGCTTCGGACACAGCAGATTTTGGCGCATGAGAGTGGCTCGGCGCAGACGGCCGATCCTCTGGCGGGATCGTTTTATGTTGAGTCGCTGACGAATGAGATTGAGCAGCGAGCAGAGGAGTACATGGCTACCATCGCCGGATTTGATAAGGGCGGGAAGTATGGGATGCTGCGGGCAATTGAACGGGGATATGTGCAGCGGGAGATACAAAATGCTGCCTACGACTATCAGCGAAGTGTGGATGCGAACGAGGCGATTGTGGTCGGCGTGAATGATTTCGCCAGTGAGCAAGGGGTGGCGGTGCCGATTCAGAGGATCGATGAGGCGCTGGAGGGGCGGCAGGTGGAGCGGGTCCGAGCGATGCGTATGCGGCGGGATACAACAGTGCACGCGTCGGCGTTGCGGCGAGTGGAAGATGCGGCGCGGGGTGGGAGTAACTTGATGCCTCAGATACTCAGTGCCGTCGAGAGCTATGCGACCGTGGGCGAGATTGCGGATGTGATGCGCAGGGTCTTCGGGGAGTACCGGGAGACCGTAACGGTTTAG
- a CDS encoding PEP-CTERM sorting domain-containing protein — MRSRALPFVALALLAMFFQRSAKADSLTGLTVTGSLNSYYFPDITPFPHSAVIGTGVEFQGVIHDIYSQTWNISANFTDSSLIVSVSSPDNFANVFGPTDLIALSFSGFPADLTGFPLTDFTCACLPIFGSYNSLTTNSYSGSTLNLDFSALLNGQTYTFSEEPPPSTVPEPSTLLLFSTGLTSAVCAFFRRRASGIANG; from the coding sequence ATGCGGAGTCGGGCCCTTCCATTTGTTGCTCTCGCGCTTCTCGCGATGTTCTTCCAACGTTCCGCCAAAGCAGACAGTCTTACGGGATTGACCGTTACAGGCAGTCTCAATTCTTATTATTTTCCGGACATCACTCCCTTTCCCCACAGCGCTGTGATTGGAACCGGCGTTGAGTTCCAAGGTGTAATACATGATATCTACAGCCAGACTTGGAATATCTCGGCAAACTTCACGGACAGCTCACTCATAGTCTCGGTTTCATCTCCGGACAATTTTGCTAATGTTTTTGGACCGACCGACCTTATAGCGCTTTCCTTTTCCGGTTTTCCTGCGGATCTCACCGGCTTTCCTTTGACTGATTTCACCTGTGCTTGCTTACCAATTTTCGGCAGCTACAACAGCCTGACTACGAACAGTTACTCCGGCTCAACGCTCAATCTTGATTTCAGCGCCCTCCTCAATGGCCAGACTTATACCTTTAGCGAGGAGCCGCCGCCATCGACGGTGCCTGAGCCTTCGACGCTGTTGCTGTTTAGCACCGGGCTCACCAGCGCGGTTTGCGCTTTCTTTCGCCGCAGAGCCAGCGGTATTGCCAACGGCTAA